One genomic segment of Sphingobacteriales bacterium includes these proteins:
- a CDS encoding T9SS type A sorting domain-containing protein, whose translation MTSILKHILFNRFFKISFAIIWLVGFCVVLPAQNSSTAVLSNNNQVTTTSINTNYLIKNNQVWLGNNTFNQQAKIDEYLIETWIDCLRISPNPVEDLAIVEICALKTYTETIQISDVYGQLFLSIEVKLSEGTNLIQLILNELPPGYYILKAVKANETIVFYKKP comes from the coding sequence ATGACATCTATATTAAAGCACATCTTATTTAATCGGTTTTTTAAAATTAGTTTTGCCATTATATGGTTGGTGGGTTTTTGTGTGGTTTTGCCTGCGCAAAATTCAAGCACTGCCGTATTAAGCAACAACAATCAAGTAACAACCACTTCAATAAATACCAACTATTTAATTAAAAATAACCAAGTATGGCTTGGCAATAATACATTTAACCAACAAGCAAAAATAGACGAATATCTTATTGAAACATGGATAGATTGCCTCCGGATTAGCCCAAACCCAGTTGAAGATTTAGCCATTGTTGAAATTTGTGCTTTAAAAACATACACCGAAACTATTCAAATATCAGATGTATATGGTCAACTATTTTTATCAATAGAGGTAAAACTTTCCGAAGGAACTAACCTTATACAGCTAATACTAAACGAACTTCCACCTGGCTATTATATACTTAAAGCAGTAAAAGCAAATGAAACTATAGTCTTTTACAAAAAACCGTAG
- a CDS encoding PKD domain-containing protein, which translates to MKNYLFLLLAVFFSALLTTTLQAQYFFPTKGEVVYAQDDCSSTLTLKPYEGYTSGTLWIYPNNGSVPLSFVFSMFDLGDFDYITFYDNGTYIAQFSGSTPPTIGQEIVASSGIMSISVSAYDAGKGFEGAWKSCPCGTPLSDFSITNDGVDLPPFYPVQFKSLSVGAETYAWDFGDGATSTEASPAHSYTAAGTYTVILTITDCKGETYTEAKNINVLQPGAVSLDKTELSATLEHGDSTEVQFTITNTGAGDLWVDMENISDVGAKNLKTLMLVNGVDLKKDQEYDKTIAAIKAYYPEALDPKSMTELTTYDATELATALKNKDVLLIPTQEECNAAAFASFAPVLDNFAQQGGTIILLGTNNDGCILGTGLFSGNYYKYGSGKLNMSNTSDPLLDGINVEKYEAKQPTFFYNFTNPDIIRLAEVDDIDIYDVICYRPIGLGRSIYIGHSYFNSTADNKKLLTNALRTSNTATNDWLFINSLSDVIKPGESKTYTVEFNAKKLYGGVFKRDLVIKNTAGADVVIPCTLTVTGTPSMAVNKLSFDLGSWMIGLTNQATLTVSNTGTDSLHVASITSSDPAFSVDAPKFSLYGYTDKNVTITFAPDAIKLYDASLTLNTNVGKFTITLKGEGLGAPTFNVAPSEITVSLKTGETVNKELVVTNTGEGPMSYTTKTKAVDGKIRVLMNTYGSDIYYWQYTEEAIKNKMDVDYELTVKEYTTAGELDIALADYDVLIIPAVTVYPVYQNYPADFGEVLKTFVEDGGALFFIADMNSISINSGFFTGYMAWNNGQPVKLENETHPLAANLPKSIDPNIEYPYSMSITNGDIVNIYKQDPNSVLAYRKQGLGTIIYSAIYTTQPNVNGTSAQMLANGIKFGFNEKQNPTWLDYTPKANPNMSFPNGSETIYLNFNSGSLLGGTYKTNLVFNSNDPLKPEVIVPITMIVTGVAKIDIAPAKLDFGNIIIGNTKEFEFTVTNSGTDVLNISEIQNAFPEAFTFSTNAPLEVKPKKSKKIKVTFAPKSVLNYGGKFTFKNNVGDAIIDVTAAGVGAPETTIDPAKIDVTLLAGDEETFKITITNSGEGPLTWGLPGGSNKLNITVLSYGADTWYKTYYDANLKTALDAKLGAGNYNLTYYEKFVPGDLAKKLENTNLAVIYNQYDWNMDKSSFSDMSMALKDFTNKGGGILILGNTSSVCMTEYGLFPVSYTTYIYTAITPKIPDHPILEGVSASIVPPSNTYGWVLSNTTGIDILAEDPVTPGSMAYGVTTVGAGRVVYLAHDLYQTNPDVTALVGNSVAYASGGLPKWVIPSSTGGTVEMSKSFSFDLLINADNMLAGVYKYSMPFLTNEPDKPVIFLPITLTVEAFPQANFSANQVSCDGKVFFKDKSLNFPTSWEWDFGDGNTSSKQNPDHQYEKEGFYNVSLTATNDIGSDTKTVNNFIEVNYSYEYCDTVCMPTTGEVLMQACHGVLYDPGCKGTLPTVTESITTIAPPGAIEVVLTFTEFQAPSWGFTMSFWDGPNTNSPFIGQYDQTNPPAAIKATTGALTMKLTNSSGDGFSSGFVAHWDCILIAAPPVIDFKHEVTSECEGEVQFTDLSTNYPNEWSWNFGDGNTSTEQNPLHQYEQSGDYTVSLNAKNIKGATEGNKTMTLENVLYIQVDLPMFPEKGKPCQFVDKTVGAKDWFWDFGNGKVSIGKANPLTVYSDPGTYQVTLEVTDDKGCVRQKTFTIEAVTVGIDNPGANMLNIGVQPNPATDKVIIDANFIGQQNINLSVYDLLGREVYANSSVAANTYKHTLDVAHFAQGVYMVTITNGNVSRTQKLVVE; encoded by the coding sequence ATGAAAAATTATTTATTCTTGCTATTAGCAGTATTTTTTAGCGCTTTGCTCACCACCACGTTACAGGCACAATACTTTTTTCCGACCAAAGGAGAAGTTGTTTATGCCCAAGACGATTGTAGCAGTACGCTTACTTTAAAGCCATACGAGGGCTATACCAGCGGCACTCTGTGGATTTACCCCAATAACGGCAGTGTACCCTTGTCTTTTGTGTTTTCTATGTTCGATTTGGGAGATTTCGACTATATTACCTTTTATGATAACGGTACGTATATTGCCCAATTTTCGGGAAGCACCCCACCCACTATTGGCCAGGAAATTGTAGCCAGCAGTGGTATCATGTCTATTTCTGTTAGTGCCTACGATGCTGGCAAGGGCTTCGAGGGTGCATGGAAATCCTGCCCCTGTGGTACGCCCTTATCCGATTTTAGTATTACCAACGACGGCGTTGATTTGCCACCTTTTTACCCTGTTCAGTTTAAAAGCTTATCAGTAGGTGCCGAAACCTATGCTTGGGACTTTGGCGATGGCGCTACCAGCACCGAAGCCTCGCCTGCGCACAGCTATACCGCCGCCGGCACTTATACTGTTATATTAACCATTACAGATTGTAAAGGAGAGACTTACACCGAGGCCAAAAATATTAATGTTTTGCAACCCGGCGCTGTTAGCTTAGATAAAACCGAGCTAAGCGCTACCCTTGAACATGGCGACTCGACCGAAGTGCAGTTTACCATAACCAATACAGGGGCAGGCGACCTTTGGGTAGATATGGAAAATATTAGCGATGTAGGGGCTAAAAACTTAAAAACCTTAATGTTAGTAAATGGGGTTGATTTGAAAAAAGACCAAGAGTACGACAAAACCATAGCGGCCATTAAAGCCTACTACCCCGAGGCGCTTGACCCTAAAAGTATGACCGAGCTAACTACTTACGATGCAACAGAGTTGGCCACTGCCCTTAAAAATAAAGACGTCTTGCTTATACCAACCCAAGAAGAATGTAATGCTGCAGCTTTTGCGTCTTTTGCCCCAGTTTTGGACAATTTTGCCCAACAAGGCGGCACTATTATTTTACTTGGCACCAATAACGATGGTTGTATTTTGGGCACTGGTTTGTTTTCGGGTAATTATTATAAGTATGGGTCGGGCAAATTAAATATGAGTAATACCTCTGACCCACTTTTAGATGGTATTAATGTTGAGAAATACGAAGCCAAACAACCTACCTTTTTCTATAATTTTACCAACCCCGACATTATCCGGTTAGCCGAGGTTGACGATATTGATATATACGATGTAATATGCTATCGTCCCATTGGTTTAGGTCGCTCTATATACATTGGGCACTCGTATTTTAACAGTACCGCCGACAATAAAAAGTTGTTAACAAATGCTTTGCGCACCTCTAACACGGCAACCAACGACTGGTTGTTTATTAATAGCCTAAGCGATGTAATTAAACCCGGCGAAAGCAAAACATACACGGTTGAGTTTAATGCAAAGAAATTATACGGAGGTGTTTTTAAACGCGACTTAGTTATAAAAAATACTGCCGGAGCCGATGTAGTAATCCCCTGCACCTTGACCGTAACTGGAACGCCAAGCATGGCTGTAAACAAACTTTCGTTCGATTTGGGTTCGTGGATGATTGGCTTAACCAACCAAGCCACTTTAACTGTTAGTAATACCGGAACCGACTCGTTGCATGTTGCCAGCATAACTTCGAGCGACCCTGCTTTTAGTGTAGATGCTCCTAAGTTTTCGTTATACGGCTATACCGATAAAAACGTAACCATTACATTTGCCCCCGATGCCATTAAACTATACGATGCTTCGCTTACGCTTAATACCAATGTAGGTAAATTTACCATTACCTTAAAAGGCGAAGGATTGGGTGCGCCTACATTTAATGTTGCCCCATCAGAAATTACCGTTTCGCTTAAAACAGGCGAAACAGTTAATAAAGAGTTGGTCGTAACCAATACGGGCGAAGGCCCCATGAGCTACACCACAAAAACAAAGGCAGTAGATGGCAAAATCCGCGTGTTAATGAACACCTATGGCAGCGATATTTATTATTGGCAATATACCGAAGAGGCCATTAAAAACAAAATGGATGTTGACTACGAACTGACTGTAAAAGAATACACCACCGCCGGAGAATTAGATATTGCCCTTGCCGACTATGACGTGTTGATAATACCAGCTGTTACTGTTTATCCTGTTTACCAAAATTACCCCGCCGATTTTGGCGAGGTGCTCAAAACCTTTGTTGAAGATGGCGGAGCCTTATTTTTTATAGCCGACATGAACAGCATTTCGATAAATTCGGGCTTTTTTACCGGATATATGGCATGGAACAATGGTCAACCCGTAAAACTTGAGAACGAGACCCACCCCCTTGCTGCCAACCTGCCCAAATCAATAGACCCCAATATTGAGTACCCCTACTCGATGAGTATTACCAATGGCGACATAGTTAATATCTACAAACAAGACCCCAATAGCGTACTTGCCTACAGAAAACAAGGCTTGGGCACCATTATTTACTCGGCCATATACACTACGCAGCCAAATGTAAACGGCACAAGCGCACAAATGTTGGCCAACGGTATTAAGTTTGGTTTTAACGAAAAACAAAACCCAACCTGGTTGGATTATACCCCCAAAGCTAATCCCAATATGTCGTTCCCAAATGGCTCCGAAACCATTTACCTCAATTTTAACTCCGGATCTTTATTGGGCGGCACCTACAAAACAAACTTGGTGTTTAATTCGAACGACCCGCTTAAACCCGAAGTGATTGTCCCTATTACAATGATAGTTACGGGCGTGGCAAAAATAGACATCGCACCTGCCAAACTCGATTTTGGCAATATCATTATAGGCAACACCAAAGAATTTGAATTTACGGTAACTAATTCCGGAACAGATGTTTTAAATATCAGCGAGATTCAAAACGCCTTTCCCGAAGCATTTACCTTTAGCACCAATGCACCGCTTGAAGTAAAACCTAAAAAATCGAAAAAGATTAAGGTAACCTTCGCGCCTAAATCAGTTTTAAATTACGGTGGCAAATTTACGTTTAAAAACAATGTTGGCGATGCCATCATTGATGTAACCGCCGCAGGGGTAGGCGCACCCGAAACAACTATTGACCCTGCCAAAATTGATGTAACGCTATTGGCCGGAGATGAAGAAACCTTCAAAATTACCATTACCAATAGTGGCGAAGGCCCTCTTACATGGGGTTTACCTGGCGGCAGCAATAAACTCAATATTACCGTCCTTAGCTACGGTGCCGACACATGGTACAAAACCTATTACGATGCCAACCTGAAAACTGCCCTCGATGCCAAATTAGGAGCAGGCAATTACAATTTGACCTATTACGAAAAATTTGTTCCGGGTGATTTGGCTAAAAAACTTGAAAACACAAACTTAGCCGTTATTTACAACCAATACGATTGGAATATGGATAAAAGCAGTTTTAGTGATATGAGTATGGCATTAAAAGACTTTACCAATAAAGGTGGCGGCATTTTAATACTTGGCAATACTAGTTCAGTATGTATGACCGAGTATGGACTGTTCCCAGTTTCATATACCACTTATATATATACAGCCATTACTCCTAAAATACCCGATCACCCAATTTTGGAAGGAGTTTCTGCTTCTATTGTACCCCCAAGCAACACGTATGGCTGGGTGTTATCTAATACCACCGGTATTGACATATTGGCTGAAGACCCAGTAACGCCTGGTTCAATGGCTTATGGTGTAACTACCGTAGGTGCTGGCCGTGTGGTGTATCTTGCACACGACCTGTATCAAACCAACCCCGATGTAACTGCTTTGGTTGGCAATAGCGTTGCCTATGCCAGTGGAGGTTTACCCAAATGGGTAATACCCTCATCTACCGGTGGCACTGTAGAGATGAGTAAATCTTTTAGTTTTGACCTGCTAATAAATGCCGATAATATGCTTGCCGGCGTTTATAAATACAGTATGCCGTTTTTAACCAACGAACCCGACAAGCCCGTTATTTTCTTACCCATAACCTTAACTGTTGAAGCTTTTCCACAAGCCAATTTCTCGGCCAACCAAGTAAGTTGCGATGGAAAAGTATTCTTTAAAGACAAATCATTAAACTTTCCAACTTCGTGGGAGTGGGATTTTGGCGATGGCAATACCAGCAGCAAACAAAACCCCGACCACCAGTACGAAAAAGAAGGATTTTATAACGTAAGCCTTACCGCAACCAACGATATCGGCAGCGATACAAAAACGGTAAACAATTTTATTGAAGTAAATTACAGCTACGAGTATTGCGATACGGTTTGTATGCCTACCACCGGAGAAGTACTCATGCAAGCCTGCCACGGTGTTTTATACGACCCCGGATGCAAAGGCACTTTGCCTACCGTAACTGAATCTATTACCACCATTGCCCCTCCTGGCGCAATAGAAGTGGTGCTTACCTTTACCGAGTTCCAAGCACCGTCGTGGGGATTTACCATGAGTTTTTGGGATGGCCCCAATACCAATAGCCCATTTATTGGCCAATACGACCAAACCAACCCGCCGGCAGCCATAAAGGCGACCACCGGTGCTTTAACCATGAAATTAACAAATAGTTCTGGCGATGGCTTCTCAAGCGGGTTTGTAGCCCACTGGGACTGCATACTTATTGCTGCCCCCCCTGTTATTGATTTTAAACATGAGGTTACCAGCGAATGTGAAGGCGAAGTGCAGTTTACCGACCTTAGTACCAACTACCCCAACGAATGGAGCTGGAACTTTGGCGACGGCAATACCAGCACCGAGCAAAACCCCCTTCACCAATACGAACAAAGCGGCGATTACACCGTATCGCTAAACGCCAAAAATATTAAAGGCGCTACCGAAGGTAATAAAACCATGACCCTCGAAAACGTACTGTATATTCAGGTTGATTTGCCCATGTTCCCCGAAAAAGGCAAACCCTGCCAGTTTGTGGACAAAACAGTGGGTGCTAAAGATTGGTTCTGGGATTTTGGAAACGGCAAAGTATCTATAGGCAAAGCCAACCCGCTTACTGTTTACAGCGATCCTGGCACCTACCAGGTTACCCTTGAAGTTACCGACGACAAAGGCTGCGTGCGCCAAAAAACCTTTACCATTGAAGCGGTAACGGTTGGCATTGACAACCCAGGCGCAAATATGTTAAACATAGGTGTACAGCCCAACCCAGCAACCGACAAAGTAATAATTGATGCTAATTTTATTGGTCAGCAAAATATTAACCTTTCGGTTTACGACCTTTTAGGCCGCGAGGTTTACGCCAATAGCTCGGTAGCAGCCAATACCTACAAACATACCCTTGATGTAGCACACTTTGCGCAAGGTGTTTACATGGTAACAATTACCAACGGCAACGTATCGCGCACCCAAAAATTGGTTGTCGAGTAG
- a CDS encoding glycosyltransferase family 2 protein translates to MLNLYVIIPAHNEAGSVGRVVRELKALPNLPATPQIIVVNNASTDQTAGNALQAGATVLTENKLGYGHACLCALNYLAKLPPENLPDIVAFCDADYADYPEDLSNILAPLLAKEAQLVIGSRLLLPLPPNAMTMPQRFGNWLAALLLRWLYGQPCTDLGPFRAITWPALQQLNMADKTYGWTVEMQAKAAKYGFKTTEIAVKYRPRLTGKSKVSGNIMGVFLAGYKILGTIFKVYFMR, encoded by the coding sequence ATTTTGAACCTTTACGTTATTATACCTGCCCATAACGAGGCTGGCTCGGTGGGGCGTGTTGTACGCGAGCTTAAAGCTTTGCCCAATTTGCCCGCTACCCCGCAAATTATTGTGGTAAACAACGCCTCGACCGACCAAACTGCCGGCAACGCCTTACAGGCAGGCGCAACAGTACTTACCGAAAATAAACTTGGTTATGGCCATGCTTGCTTGTGTGCCTTAAACTATTTGGCTAAACTGCCACCTGAAAATCTTCCGGATATAGTAGCTTTTTGTGATGCTGATTACGCTGATTACCCCGAAGATTTATCTAATATTTTAGCGCCGCTATTGGCAAAAGAAGCACAACTTGTAATAGGTTCGCGGTTGTTGCTACCCCTGCCGCCCAATGCCATGACTATGCCGCAGCGTTTTGGCAACTGGCTCGCTGCCTTGTTGTTGCGTTGGCTGTATGGCCAGCCTTGCACCGACCTTGGGCCATTTAGGGCTATTACCTGGCCTGCCTTGCAACAATTAAACATGGCCGATAAAACTTATGGGTGGACGGTTGAAATGCAGGCAAAAGCCGCTAAATATGGGTTCAAAACAACCGAAATAGCCGTAAAATACAGGCCGCGTTTAACAGGAAAATCGAAGGTAAGTGGCAATATTATGGGCGTATTTTTGGCTGGGTACAAAATTTTAGGAACAATTTTTAAGGTGTATTTTATGCGCTAA
- a CDS encoding NAD+ synthase yields MKIAIAQQNYHIGNFEANFAKIQQGMEQAQAQGADVVVFTELCVCGYPANDFLDFRDFVSQCYQVVERVKTETQRLGIAAVIGSPTRNPNIQGKDLFNSALFIANGQILHTSNKTLLPNYDVFDEYRYFEPGRTFDTFEFMGYRIAMVICEDIWNLGNENPMYTICPLDELKAQNPDFIINVSASPFTYTHAHERLHTIRANVQCYQLPMIYANCTGAQTNLIFDGGSIVMNYKGQVIDEMPFFEECVRTYELAPLLNPAVSTILPTSNHQYPDENQTKTNNEQPKEKYELIYRALITGISNYFGKMGFQKAILGLSGGLDSALVAVLASHALGPQNVRLVLMPSAFSSDHSINDGLQLAKNLGCPHDILPIQPVFEAFLAALEKPFLNTSFNVAEENLQARIRANYLMGLANKFGYILLNTSNKSEAAVGYGTLYGDMCGGISVIGDLYKTEAYELCSFINRMFGNPIPENIITKIPSAELRPGQKDSDSLPPYPTLDAILYQYIEQHKGPDEIIAQGYDAALVTRVLRMVNQNEWKRYQTPPMLRISGKAFGSGRRLPIVGKYLG; encoded by the coding sequence ATGAAAATAGCCATTGCCCAGCAAAACTATCATATTGGCAATTTTGAAGCCAATTTCGCCAAAATACAACAAGGTATGGAACAAGCACAAGCACAAGGTGCAGATGTAGTAGTTTTTACTGAACTCTGCGTTTGTGGCTACCCTGCCAACGATTTTTTAGACTTTCGCGATTTTGTGAGCCAGTGCTATCAGGTTGTTGAGCGTGTAAAAACCGAAACACAACGCCTTGGTATTGCTGCCGTAATTGGCTCGCCTACGCGCAACCCAAATATACAAGGCAAAGACCTGTTTAACTCGGCTTTATTTATTGCCAACGGCCAAATACTGCATACCTCAAACAAAACTCTTTTGCCCAACTACGATGTTTTTGATGAGTACCGTTATTTTGAGCCCGGACGCACCTTTGATACGTTTGAGTTTATGGGCTACCGAATTGCCATGGTAATTTGTGAAGATATTTGGAACTTAGGCAATGAAAACCCTATGTACACCATTTGCCCACTTGACGAACTAAAAGCACAAAACCCCGATTTTATTATCAATGTATCGGCATCGCCCTTTACCTATACCCACGCCCACGAACGCTTACATACTATCAGGGCAAACGTGCAGTGCTACCAACTACCCATGATTTACGCCAATTGCACTGGTGCACAAACAAATTTAATTTTCGACGGCGGCTCTATTGTAATGAATTACAAAGGACAGGTGATTGATGAAATGCCCTTTTTTGAAGAATGTGTGCGCACATACGAGTTAGCCCCCTTGCTTAACCCAGCAGTTTCGACAATTTTGCCTACGTCAAATCATCAATATCCGGATGAGAACCAAACAAAAACCAACAACGAACAACCTAAAGAAAAATACGAACTTATTTACCGCGCTTTAATTACGGGTATTTCTAATTATTTTGGCAAAATGGGTTTTCAAAAGGCCATTTTAGGGCTGTCGGGGGGGCTTGACTCAGCACTTGTTGCCGTATTGGCCTCGCACGCACTTGGCCCCCAAAATGTAAGGCTTGTATTAATGCCATCGGCTTTTAGCAGCGACCACTCTATTAATGACGGCCTTCAGTTGGCAAAAAACTTAGGCTGCCCTCACGATATTTTGCCTATTCAGCCGGTATTTGAGGCTTTTTTAGCTGCCTTAGAAAAGCCATTTTTAAACACTTCTTTTAACGTAGCCGAAGAAAACTTGCAAGCGCGAATTAGAGCTAACTATTTAATGGGTTTGGCAAATAAATTTGGTTATATTTTACTTAACACCAGCAATAAAAGTGAGGCTGCCGTGGGCTATGGCACACTTTATGGCGATATGTGCGGTGGTATATCTGTTATTGGCGATTTGTATAAAACAGAGGCTTACGAGCTTTGCTCCTTCATTAACCGGATGTTTGGAAACCCAATTCCGGAAAATATTATAACTAAAATCCCCAGTGCCGAGCTGCGCCCCGGCCAAAAAGACAGCGACTCGTTGCCACCATACCCCACCCTCGATGCAATCTTATACCAGTATATTGAGCAACACAAAGGACCCGATGAAATTATAGCACAAGGCTATGATGCCGCCTTAGTTACAAGGGTGCTGCGCATGGTAAACCAAAACGAGTGGAAACGCTACCAAACCCCACCTATGCTGCGTATATCGGGCAAGGCGTTTGGCTCGGGCAGGCGCTTACCTATTGTAGGTAAATATTTGGGTTAA
- a CDS encoding YbjN domain-containing protein: protein MDPNLRNPNKNNNTNTPDPSPQTTPTTETEQNPKIITWPNPLPEYTMIEKVISDLGLVAAECRSNSAGYWEVVKGSAKIWIGIYQAQSDQKYYFEVLSGVMQVPQNNAGNLALDLLALTHGLVGVAFTIYQGHIYLRGSRELEGLDEKEALNILTRVGSIADNYDEELQKKYPHQRSIGYIPSSTK, encoded by the coding sequence ATGGATCCTAATTTGCGCAACCCAAATAAAAACAATAATACCAATACCCCCGACCCCAGCCCGCAAACAACCCCTACTACCGAAACCGAGCAAAATCCCAAAATCATTACATGGCCTAACCCCCTGCCAGAATACACCATGATTGAAAAAGTAATAAGCGATTTAGGGTTAGTTGCCGCCGAATGCCGCTCAAACAGTGCCGGATACTGGGAAGTCGTCAAGGGTAGTGCAAAAATTTGGATTGGCATTTACCAAGCCCAAAGCGACCAAAAATATTATTTCGAGGTTTTATCGGGTGTTATGCAGGTGCCGCAAAACAACGCAGGAAATTTAGCCCTCGATTTATTGGCACTTACGCATGGGTTAGTTGGCGTTGCATTTACCATTTATCAAGGGCATATTTATTTGCGTGGCTCGCGCGAGTTAGAAGGGTTAGACGAAAAAGAGGCGCTAAACATACTTACCCGTGTAGGCAGCATTGCCGACAACTACGACGAGGAACTACAAAAAAAATACCCACACCAACGAAGCATCGGCTATATTCCGTCGTCAACAAAATAA